The Castanea sativa cultivar Marrone di Chiusa Pesio chromosome 11, ASM4071231v1 genome contains a region encoding:
- the LOC142615923 gene encoding putative disease resistance protein At4g27220, translated as MDMLLSGCITVVKWTVKPVTRHVGYLFRFKKNVDDLTKAKTDLELVQQKVQEAIERAAMKTEVVEKDVEKWLADVNQLLEEVQALENKVQVNLRLCNGWCPDWIRQYKLSKEVIQKTSVVKELQDKGKFSELTHRAPTPGIEIFSSSDFKVFESRNLAFQQIMEALHEDNNKGIGLYGMGGIGKTTLVKEVYKKVKELNIFNDIVMIVVSRTPDVRRIQGEIADCLHLKLEEESDTFRANRICLRIKSVEKILIIVDDVWESVELKHFGIPYPDDDYKGCRILLTTRRKNVCHLMLCHQRMISLNFLLQNESLALMKSIVGDNPDLNDVMLKVVEECKGLPIAISTVGKALKGKTVNEWNEAMYELRRSRLVDIEGVNEEKNTYVCIKWSYDQLKRKTKICFLLCSLFPEDYNIPIEELTIYAMGLEEDKNFHSLDEARSQVRAAINNLKDSSLLLEGSEKEFVKMHDMVRDIGLWITSEGKNEFELRAYTRLERNTNLERATAISLINCNTEQLPDNLVCPRLNILLLGRIQSSKEISNALFKGMNCLKVLTLDNKILSSQSLELLTNLRTLYLRDCNFSDDLSSLGKLKRLETLSFYKCEMVALPTELGEMASLKMLDLTDCYKLKWIPPNVIGRLSQLEELIIKGSFKNWDVEGTTSEISNAILSELNSLPRLVNLSLELNLIMYLPEGFVFPDLQRYFISINTVHQVFLPLHKYRSLRCINSRTLKIKYLNASSMNAMKSLFHTVEYIWIESCEMECIVDTTGGNHTATFGNLVELYLDDMSCLRTICEGLNQYEIFSNLTVLAASRCPRLISLFSPSLAQSLKKLKELSIHQCHEMKQIISEQGMILESHGQPICLPKLETLWVTKCGELDYIFPISVAQDLPQLERLSLQDLPQLKQVFGHEKGGDDGDGNNSVLYKLREFRLWNCPKVKLSFFANVEANTPALQKLQNLQILYVEDWNATSFDLMQGLSNLEELAIRNCGGIQEVIKLEGLLTIKGEQQELLLPRLEKMLLIDLHQLRCIWKGATKLINLNNLVDLKVIGCKKLEHLFTPALAQSLQKLKFLEIKMCDELEHLILENAEEHVSSERHLQPLCFPKL; from the exons ATGGACATGTTATTGTCGGGATGCATTACTGTTGTAAAATGGACAGTAAAGCCCGTCACACGTCATGTTGGTTATTTGTTCCGTTTCAAGAAAAATGTTGATGATCTTACCAAAGCAAAAACAGACCTGGAATTAGTGCAGCAAAAGGTGCAAGAGGCTATCGAGCGAGCTGCAATGAAGACTGAGGTTGTCGAGAAGGATGTAGAAAAGTGGTTGGCAGATGTGAATCAACTCTTGGAGGAAGTACAGGCTTTGGAAAATAAAGTACAAGTAAACTTGAGGCTCTGTAATGGCTGGTGTCCTGATTGGATTCGGCAATACAAGTTATCTAAGGAAGTCATACAGAAGACAAGTGTTGTAAAAGAACTCCAAGATAAGGGCAAATTTTCTGAATTGACCCATCGTGCTCCGACTCCTGGCATAGAGATATTTTCATCTAGTGATTTCAAGGTGTTTGAATCTAGAAACTTGGCTTTCCAACAAATTATGGAGGCATTGCATGAGGATAACAATAAAGGGATTGGACTGTATGGAATGGGAGGGATTGGGAAAACAACCCTGGTGAAGGAAGTATACAAGAAAGTCAAAGAATTGAACATTTTCAATGACATTGTGATGATTGTTGTGTCCCGAACTCCTGACGTTAGAAGAATTCAAGGTGAAATTGCAGATTGTTTACATTTGAAACTTGAAGAGGAGAGTGATACTTTTAGAGCAAATCGAATATGCTTAAGAATAAAGAGCGTAGAGAAGATCCTCATAATTGTGGATGATGTCTGGGAAAGTGTCGAGTTAAAACATTTTGGAATTCCATATCCTGATGATGATTACAAGGGTTGCAGGATACTTTTAACTACACGAAGGAAGAATGTATGCCATTTGATGCTTTGTCATCAAAGGATGatttcattaaatttcttattgCAGAACGAATCATTGGCTTTAATGAAAAGCATAGTTGGTGATAACCCAGACTTGAATGATGTGATGCTGAAAGTAGTTGAAGAATGCAAAGGTTTGCCTATAGCAATCAGTACTGTAGGAAAGGCTCTTAAAGGCAAAACTGTAAATGAGTGGAATGAGGCAATGTATGAACTAAGAAGGTCTAGACTTGTGGATATAGAAGGtgttaatgaagaaaaaaatacttATGTATGTATTAAGTGGAGTTATGATCAATTAAAACGCAAAACCAAGATATGTTTTTTGTTGTGCTCTTTATTTCCAGAAGATTATAATATTCCTATTGAGGAATTGACTATATATGCCATGGGACTAGAGGAAGATAAAAATTTTCACTCACTTGATGAAGCAAGGAGCCAAGTGCGTGCAGCAATCAATAACCTCAAAGATTCTTCTTTACTACTAGAAGGCTCAGAAAAAGAATTTGTGAAGATGCATGACATGGTTCGTGATATTGGCTTATGGATAACATCAGAAGGGAAAAATGAATTCGAGCTAAGAGCCTACACTCGTTTAGAGAGAAACACAAACTTAGAAAGAGCCACAGCAATCTCCTTGATCAATTGCAACACCGAACAACTTCCCGACAACTTGGTATGTCCAAGACTCAACATTTTGTTATTGGGTAGAATTCAAAGTTCCAAAGAAATCTCTAACGCATTGTTCAAAGGGATGAATTGTCTCAAGGTTTTAACACTAGATAACAAAATCTTGTCATCACAATCACTCGAATTATTGACAAACCTTCGAACCTTATACTTGAGAGATTGCAATTTCAGTGATGACCTCTCTTCATTGGGAAAGTTAAAAAGACTAGAGACTTTAAGCTTTTACAAATGTGAAATGGTTGCATTGCCAACTGAATTAGGGGAAATGGCGAGTTTAAAAATGCTAGATTTGACAGATTGTTATAAACTGAAATGGATTCCACCAAATGTGATAGGAAGATTATCCCAATTAGAAGAACTAATCATTAAAGGGAGCTTCAAGAATTGGGATGTTGAAGGGACAACCTCAGAAATAAGCAACGCTATCTTATCAGAGTTGAACTCATTACCCCGCTTGGTTAATCTCTCTCTAGAGCTGAACTTGATCATGTATTTACCCGAAGGCTTTGTTTTCCCGGACTTGCAAAGATATTTCATATCGATTAACACCGTGCACCAGGTTTTTTTGCCACTTCACAAATATCGGAGTTTAAGATGTATTAACTCAAGAAccttaaaaatcaaatatttgaatGCCTCCTCAATGAACGCAATGAAGTCGTTGTTCCATACCGTGGAATATATTTGGATTGAGTCTTGTGAGATGGAATGCATTGTTGATACAACTGGGGGAAATCATACAGCTACATTCGGTAATTTGGTCGAACTATATCTAGATGACATGAGCTGTCTGAGAACAATATGTGAGGGGCTCAACCAGTATGAAATCTTCAGCAATCTCACAGTTTTAGCCGCATCTAGATGCCCGAGATTGATCAGTCTCTTCTCGCCGTCCCTTGCTCAAAGTCTAAAAAAGCTGAAAGAACTCTCTATTCACCAATGCCATGAAATGAAGCAAATAATTTCAGAACAGGGAATGATATTGGAGAGTCACGGTCAACCAATATGTCTCCCAAAATTAGAGACTCTTTGGGTAACGAAATGCGGAGAACTGGACTATATCTTTCCTATCTCAGTTGCTCAAGATCTTCCGCAACTAGAACGTCTATCATTACAAGATCTTCCTCAATTAAAGCAAGTATTTGGCCATGAAAAAGGAGGAGATGATGGGGATGGAAACAACAGCGTGCTATATAAGTTGAGAGAGTTTAGATTATGGAACTGTCCTAAAGTGAAGTTGtcattttttgcaaatgtgGAAGCGAATACGCCAGCTCTGCAAAAG CTTCAAAATTTACAGATCTTGTATGTGGAGGATTGGAATGCAACTTCATTTGATTTGATGCAAGGTTTGTCAAATTTGGAAGAATTAGCCATTAGAAATTGTGGAGGAATCCAAGAGGTGATTAAGCTTGAAGGGCTTCTTACTATAAAAGGAGAACAACAAGAACTGTTACTCCCAAGATTGGAGAAAATGTTGTTGATTGATCTACATCAACTGAGGTGCATATGGAAAGGCGCAACTAAACTTATAAATCTCAACAATCTTGTAGATTTAAAAGTCATCGGGTGCAAAAAATTGGAGCATCTATTCACACCGGCCCTCGCTCAAAGCTTACAAAAGTtgaaatttcttgaaattaaaaTGTGTGACGAATTGGAGCATCTAATTCTTGAAAATGCAGAAGAACATGTCTCCTCAGAGCGTCATCTCCAACCTTTATGCTTCCCTAAACTATAA